One Streptomyces sp. NBC_00102 DNA segment encodes these proteins:
- a CDS encoding bifunctional DNA primase/polymerase: MGFTIGGIRELRSGTRRRDRTAGSTAVAEYTGLWGWAVRPGARARTGSRSCSCGDRRCAAPGAHPLESAREVPAGASVDDAACAWAEVPGASMMLPVGRAFDILEVAEAAGRRALVRLERMGLPLGPVAVTPDGRAQFFVAPGAAAQLPELLYRMGWDDAPLDLRALGPGTHITAPPCDLGGLGPVRWLRPPALDTAAAPPPARLLLGTLAYSCHRT, translated from the coding sequence ATGGGCTTCACGATCGGCGGTATCCGTGAGCTGCGATCCGGGACGCGGCGACGCGACCGCACGGCCGGGAGCACGGCCGTGGCGGAGTACACGGGCCTGTGGGGATGGGCCGTACGGCCCGGTGCCCGCGCACGGACCGGCTCGCGCAGCTGCTCCTGCGGCGACCGGCGCTGCGCCGCACCCGGCGCCCATCCGCTGGAGTCCGCCCGCGAGGTTCCGGCCGGGGCCTCCGTCGACGACGCGGCCTGCGCCTGGGCCGAGGTGCCGGGAGCCTCGATGATGCTGCCGGTGGGCCGGGCCTTCGACATCCTGGAGGTGGCGGAGGCGGCCGGCCGGCGGGCGCTGGTCCGGCTGGAGCGGATGGGGCTGCCGCTCGGTCCGGTGGCGGTGACCCCTGACGGCCGGGCCCAGTTCTTCGTCGCCCCCGGAGCCGCCGCCCAGCTTCCGGAACTGCTGTACCGGATGGGCTGGGACGACGCCCCGCTCGACCTGCGCGCCCTCGGTCCCGGCACCCACATCACCGCGCCGCCCTGCGACCTCGGCGGCCTCGGCCCGGTCCGCTGGCTGCGTCCGCCGGCCCTGGACACCGCGGCCGCTCCCCCGCCGGCCCGGCTGCTGCTCGGCACCCTGGCGTACAGCTGCCACCGCACGTAA